A part of Leishmania infantum JPCM5 genome chromosome 13 genomic DNA contains:
- a CDS encoding putative lectin has translation MAAARAVPRLTPAQEHRGITAAIGHHSFAPPLLRQYYGDGEIPHWVISGTSVITDEYVRLTADQKSQTGHLWNTEPLDMDAFEVVVGFRVYRPMGGFGADGFGVWVAQPPRFDGPLFGRPSTFNGFGVLFDSYDNDNRRDNPMVSLVYNDGSNTKHFDPERDFMGDSVASCVFDFREIPEPNMATMRMVYFKGELQVYLSRNSEATETECLKVTRLPMPEGKVYLSLSAQTGGVSEIHDIMFVHLSPLVEAKYDHDVRQTTVPTNGLHDARLYDNEAMNNRQTSEVPTDTHLPTMVPQEAHPAQQQHQYQEAQPTQQQHQYQEAQPTQQQHQYQEAQPTQQQHQYQEAQPTQQQHQYQEAQAAQQQQQNQPSAQATDNIGEKERQRIEELERRLEELQGRNGYRATRRIDEEVEELVDYDDEDRNRQRRVRRVRRARTPRSNRVEQDE, from the coding sequence ATGGCCGCCGCAAGGGCCGTGCCGCggctgacgccggcgcaggagcACCGCGGCATCACCGCTGCCATAGGCCACCACTCTTTtgccccgccgctgctgcggcagtaCTACGGTGACGGCGAAATCCCACACTGGGTCATCTCCGGCACGTCCGTCATCACGGACGAATACGTGCGGCTCACGGCTGACCAGAAGAGCCAGACAGGCCACCTGTGGAACACGGAACCGCTGGATATGGACGCCTTCGAGGTGGTCGTGGGCTTCCGCGTCTATCGGCCAATGGGCGGCTTCGGCGCGGACGGCTTCGGGGTGTGGgtggcgcagccgcctcgcttTGACGGCCCCCTCTTTGGCCGCCCGTCCACCTTCAACGGCTTCGGGGTCCTGTTCGACTCGTACGACAACGACAACCGCCGCGACAACCCGATGGTGAGCCTCGTGTACAACGACGGGTCCAACACCAAGCACTTCGACCCTGAGAGGGACTTCATGGGTGACAGCGTGGCCAGCTGCGTTTTCGACTTCCGCGAGATTCCCGAACCGAACATGGCCACCATGCGCATGGTGTACTTCAAGGGTGAACTTCAGGTGTACCTGTCCAGAAACAGCGAGGCCACAGAGACAGAGTGTCTCAAAGTCACCAGACTGCCGATGCCAGAGGGCAAGGTGTACCTCTCCTTATCTGCCCAGACCGGCGGTGTGTCGGAGATCCACGACATCATGTTCGTTCATCTGTCTCCCCTGGTGGAGGCAAAGTACGACCACGATGTGCGGCAGACTACGGTGCCGACCAACGGCCTCCACGACGCGCGGCTTTACGACAACGAGGCGATGAACAACCGCCAAACGTCAGAGGTGCCGACAGATACCCATTTACCCACGATggtgccgcaggaggcgcacccggcacagcagcagcatcaatACCAGGAGGCACAGccgacacagcagcagcatcaatACCAGGAGGCACAGccgacacagcagcagcatcaatACCAGGAGGCACAGccgacacagcagcagcatcaatACCAGGAGGCACAGccgacacagcagcagcatcaatACCAGGAGGCACaggcggcacagcagcagcagcagaaccaGCCGTCCGCGCAGGCCACTGACAACATCGGTGAAaaagagcggcagcgaatcgaggagctggagaggaGGTTGGAAGAGCTCCAGGGCCGCAACGGTTACCGCGCCACGCGTCGCATTGATGAAGAAGTGGAAGAGTTGGTCGACTATGACGATGAAGACAGAAACAGACAACGCCGCGTGCGACGCGTgcgccgtgcacgcacgccccgTAGCAACCGCGTGGAGCAGGATGAGTAG